The Malus domestica chromosome 10, GDT2T_hap1 genome contains a region encoding:
- the LOC139188544 gene encoding uncharacterized protein: MSNMNKLDFTALEVSRRNYLKWVQDVKLHLTTKGIKATFEAPTNDKPVDEAQKATTIIFIRRHIHNALQTEYFTEEDPRTIRFALAARFDHQKDIYLPEARHDWQHLHFQDFKSMNEYNSEVCRIQLLLKFCKVELTKSDLLEKIYSTFHATNIILQQQHRAHKFTKFSDLISVLLLVEK, translated from the coding sequence atgtcgaacatgaacaagctcgatttcaccgCTCTGGAAGTATCTAGAAGAAACtacctgaagtgggttcaagacgtgaagcttcATCTTACTACAAAGGGTATTAAAGCCACCTTCGAGGCACCTACTAACGATAAACCTGTAGATGAAGCTCAAAAAGCTACTACAataatcttcattcgaagacacatccatAATGCTTTGCAGACCGAGTACTTCACTGAGGAGGACCCACGCACCATCCGGTTTGCTCTGGCCGCccgtttcgatcaccagaaagaTATATACttacctgaagcaagacacgactggcagcatcttcacttccaagactttaaatctatgaatgaatacaactctgaagtttgtagaatccaaTTACTGCTGAAGTTTTGTAAAGTGGAACTAACCAAAtcagatctcctggagaagatctattcgaccttccatgccaccaatattatCCTACAGCAACAACATAGGGCACATAAATTCACCAAATTTTCGGATttaatctctgttttacttctcgttGAAAAGTAa